Part of the Quercus lobata isolate SW786 chromosome 6, ValleyOak3.0 Primary Assembly, whole genome shotgun sequence genome, AAAGGGCAAATCTGGATCCTTTTACTCAGGATATTATCAAGCAATTTGCTTTCCAAGAAGTTGGACACTTGAGGTTTCTCTTTTGAAAtcattatttaatttctttctctctttttgtgtgtgtttaatGGCTAATGGGCTCTAGTCTGTTTAATTGATAAAGCTTTTTGCCCTTGAACAAAGGACTTGAATTTGAATCTAACATTAATGTCTtgaaatgatgataaaaaacaattatcataatGTAGATACTATAgattttaaatcctattgtagatataactttaaaaaaaaaaatatatgtactaAATACTAAGTTCTTGATGCAGGGCCATTCAAAAAACAGTTAAAGGATTTCCACGACCATTATTGGATTTAAGTGTAGCATCATTTGCAAAAGTGGTTGATCGTGCATTTGGGCGACCATTGGCTCCACCTTTTGATCCTTATGCTAGTGGACTTAACTTACTCCTTGCATCTTATCTTATTCCTTATGTTGGACTCACTGGCTATGTTGGAGCAAATCCAAAACTCCGAGCCCCTGCTTCCAAAAGGGTAACCAAGATTTAAACTTATTATCAATCCCTAGTAATATTCTATGAAACATACaactatacacacacacatacatacatacactaCCATTTGTTTTTATAGAATAAACTGTCATTTTTCTCCTAAGAAATGATAAAGCTTAACAAGTggaatttgtaatttttttaaaggtctGCAATCAAGTTATACTTGGTATAATTCAcctaatagttttttattaaattaatattttgagaaTCCTACCATTGGATTCTATGTTCTCTATATTTTTAACATGCACACCAAATTTAGTATCAAtcaatgtaatttattttttaatccacaAGCTTCTTTTTTCTACCTAATTGTATAGTAAAAAATCGAATTCTAGTAAAACCCAACCCTTTTTTAAGACGAGAGGTAGCCTAATAAAGTAAAGACAAGAGTGAGTTCATAAACATTTACTATGGTATCCTAATATATTACTATTTGTCCCAAAAAATCATTAAAGGGAAAAATGCCAAGACACCCATGAACTTTGAGATAATGATCATGACACccttgaacttttattttagccaaTTCACTCCTTAAACTTCATGCATGTGCCAAATTGTGACTTTTGTTTGTCATCCATTCAGCCGCTTAAACTTACTAATGTCACTCAAGTGACAATTCTCCGGTTGCAACTTgcatcagagagagagagttcagaTAGAGGGAGAAAATTTgctgtttggactttggagtcACCGTACGTGGTCCAGCTGTTTGTTAGCCACCATTGGTTGAACATGCacgatcatttttttttcttggcaaaCAAACATGCTTTTGTTCTAGGCAAACAAtcaatgttctttgtatttgatttaCACCCGAAGTTTTTAGTGCATCATTTGACACACGTagtgttgtaaaaaattaagcttaaaaaaattaagccacAAACGAGTTtcaaattgataaaacaatcaaATTTTCAACGAGAAAGCACAAAAACGTTTCTTTATATCACAATTGCCAAGTTTTTGGAGAAACCCATTAAAAGAAACTAACATCAAGTAGTACAAATGCCCCAAAACTCCAAAATGTTCTCTTTTCCTTCAGGTTTTTCTTGgcaaacaaacacaaagaaagagatagagagggAGCAGAATGTATGGAATGGAAACCATGATCGGTGAGATCTACGGTGGGTTCCAAAGTCTTGATTGGCTGCGGCAGATCTCACTCTAGTCTAGTGATGTTGTGGTTCGATCTCCTAtgggtttctctctctatctgaactcttgtttctcattttctctctcctctctttgcaaattttaattttcatggtAGGGACGTTAGTAAGTTTAATGGCTAACTAATAGTGTAAAGTTTGAGGAGTAAACtggttaaaataaaagttaaagtTCAACGGGTGTCGTGGCCATAACTTCAAAGTTCACGGGATGTTTTGACATTTTTCCTATCATTAGACTATTATTCTAACAAATATGTGGATGTGGATGTGGATATGTTCAGCTTGTTGCAGGCCTTTTAGCTGTGGAATCAGGCCAAGATGCAATCATTCGAGCCTTATTATACGAGCGTGTAATGATGAAAGTGCCACCATATGGAATAACAGTGGCAGAGTTTACCGATCGCTTTTCAAAACTAAGGAACAATCTTGGACATGCAGGCTTCAAAGATGAAGGTCTTGTGGTTCCCCTTGTTGCAGGTGCTAAAGGAAAGATCACAAGGAACGTGCTTGTTGGAGATAATGACTCCATTGCATTTGAAAGGACCCCAGAAGAGGTACTGAGAATTGTGTATGGTGGAGGAAATGAGCATAAACCTGGTGGGTTCTATCCAAAAGGAGCTAATGGTCGCATTGCCAAATCTCATTTACATTCTATGCCTACAACTTGATTACAAGAAAACTAGTTttgatgttttttgttttagtgtttaaaTTATGTGCACTTTGCATTGATAACAAATAAATCTATTATGAGTTTTTATGATTATGTgccaaaattattgttttaagCTTTATCGAGTTTGTTCAACAACTTAGACTTTGTGTAGGTTCCAACTAACTCATTAGTAATCATCATGGAATGAACATCATAATTTCAAATCATATCCTATCTTAATAaagaaaggggggaaaaaaaaacctttaatgTTGTGGACCCATTTTTGTGTTGGTTGTTTCGAGAGAACCAAAATCTCCAAATTGATAAATAGACTATTTCGAAGGAGTCCAAAACTCTGAAGTGAAAAAACATGTGAATACCTTTTCATGTcataccaaaataaaaaacaatacaaTCTTTGTCAAGAATTCTAATTGTTGGTTAGGGAAAATATTCATTTCTTAATaacatttataatattttgtgcatcatttaaaaatatgttaGAAATTGGAAACTATTCTTTTAGTTtcaaacaaactttctcaaacccaatttttttctccctacaatccaaaacaccaaaaacatatctaaaaaattaataaaactcaacaCTACGATTCAAAACCAAAGTGCAAAAAAGTTTACTTCAACTCCTTTTATGTGACATTAAACTGAAGTTACAAACAAAACTATGTAATAGAAAAAACGATAGTTAGAATAATAGATGTGAAGAAGGAATtcggaaaaaaaaacattagtaCATTCTTTTTTCCTTGAGAATATATCCTTTATAAACAATAGATAAATCAACATTAGGAAATAAAATCTATGTTTCActcaaaaaaattgcaagaatgattaattaaattcaaaatttttaataaggcTTTTAAGCCACACAATAGAAATAGGTGGCTAATCCCAAGAAAAAGTATTGGTTGTAGCTTTATATATGATAATTGTAACtattcacccccccccccccccaaaaaaaaagaaaaagaaaaagaaacaaatggtATAATTCAAAAGTGGCAAAAAAGGTAgaggaaattttttgaaaaaacaaatagtGTAAATACTTTCATAATTAGATCCaatatatgaataataaataGTGTAGGGACTTGGGCCCAAGTGGCCAAGATTAGCCCAGGTAAACAAGGCCCAAGGTTGGCCCGGGTACCTAAGGTTGTCTTAAGTAACTAAAATTGGCTCAACACTACAGGGATAGGCCCAGCCTAATGACAAAAGTACAAGGGTGTAGGGTCGGCACTAGGAGGGAAACCTGCCAGCGGAAGCCCACCATTATCTCGTTACCTACAGGTCTGGGAATAGCATTATGCAGAAGAAACAACCCCGAGCAAGGATTAGATGGCCTACACTTGGCAGGTATAAGACAAATTTTGATGTAGCAATGTTCGAAGAAATAGGGGAAGTAGGAATAGGGGTGGTGATCAGAAACTCAGCTGGAGAAGTTATGGCATCCTTATCTGAAAAATTCCCCTCCCATCCTCGATTGAAGCTATGGAAGCTCTTGCAGCTCGTCGTGCAGCCAGATTTGTGTAGGAAGTTGGCATTACAAAGTCAATTTTGGAGGGAGATCCCCTTTCCATTATCTCGGCTCTAAAAAATGGGGATAGGATGAATTCTGCTATAAGACATTTAATCAAAGACATGTTGTCTTTTGTAATCTCTAATCGGAGCTTGTCTTTCTCTCATGTTCGTAGGCAAGGCAATGTAGTAGCACATGTCTTAGCTAAGAGAGCTAGATTTTGTAGTCAATATGAAGTTTGGATGCAGTTTGTTCCTCCAAACATTTCCAACTTGTTATTAGCTGATTTACCAGCCAGTTGAAAAAAAAGCAAgcatttgattctcaaaaaaaaaaaaaaaaaagatcggGTTAGGTCCAATACCGACTAATTGTATGTGGAGGTCGATAAGACGGTCAAATTCAGGTCGGTTCCCCGAGCACAGTTAGTGCCTTTGGGAAAGTTCGCTGCCAAACGCTAATTGGCGTTAGGAACAAGTTTCAAGAGAATTCTTAGAAGGAATCATTTTTCCTTGGGATTCTGGGTAGAAGTGGAATTGCGTGGGAATTGATGCAAAAGTAATAATTTGGATCCCCACTAAAGGGAgactataaaagagaaaaggagaCAAATGGAAGGAGGGTTGGCAAACACACAGAGGGAGAAGAAGGAGAAAGTGAAGGAGTGAAGAAAGGAGAGTGAGAGGGGAAATTAGTGGGGATGAGGGTGGAGCTTGTGATAATGAAGGAGAGGAGTTTAGGCTGTCAAGGCAGCATTTGAGGCAACATTTAGTAGGAGTGTAAGGATAAAGATACCCACCAACAAATAAATTGCGAGCCCAAATTCATCATCCCTAAGGGAAGTATCAGGGGGATTGGGCACCacaaatagataaataaatactattttttttaacacaaaattgaatttattttcttaagaatCTCAAAGAAAACACTAATAAGACGAGGAAGAtgaagactaaaataaaatatctgtAAACATTTAAAACAATCACTCGAACATCTAAAAACATTATAtgacaaaaacatataaatttgttgctaatttttcaaacaaaatatttacacATAGTGAAAGGAAACTACAGAAAATTAATTTGTGCAGAGTTTGTAAACCATTTTCTTTAACTGCACAAATTGTTACTCATCATAGTGTCTAATTATTCATTAAGAGCATTcaacattataaataaaatgacaaaacaaaaacttgcaccaaggaaaatatattaattaattataaataggACAATAAGGGTACAAACCTGTAGTAGATCTATAACATGCTTGATTAGGGCTCCTCCTACGGGGGCAATTGTTAGGTTGTATCATTttcatcataaaatttttagctAAACATGTGAATACCTTTTCAAAGACaatattttcattgatttaatcgttcaattggaaaattctaaattaaagtaaataaatatgtaaagttaaaatcGCCcaagataaatatatataaacaatatattttgtttttgattcttcattgatttcattatttacttataaacatctaaattatagtagataaatatttaaaggcaaaattatatatataattaaaatcatACAAGatgaatgtgtatgttatatataatattgtcccaaaaaaaaaaaaattttggagtaaaaaataaataagaaagaaaatgatgatgtggataATGGTGTAGTGGATGAGGTGGCGGCGGCGCACTAGGAATATAGCAAAATTAAATGTTAAGATTCCATTTTTACATAGTATATAGATGTTGAAGTGTTTCTCttgctttcttttttagttttacccccaaaaaatttaaaataaaaaggtctTTCTCTTATGGCCCATTTGGATTAAGGGGGGGAAGGTGGGGGACtgaaggagagtagagtagagttgactaaaaataagctaattttgagcttctactctactctactctccctcattccacctcaatccaaacagaccattagTTTAGTCTTCAACAAAGCCAAGTGATCCGATTGCTAGTTTCTCACTGCGATTATAACAAAGGTTTTCCTTTTCCTGCTCATAAGTTCATGCAATCATGATACATCAGCGTTAGGCACAGAGCAAACACAATTtcttgagcatctcatcaactTTGGTGTaaatttcttgagcttgagAGTGTCTCTAATTTCCACCTGCAATAAATTCATTGATCACTCCCTCCAATTCAATCATGGAAAAATCATCAACCTTTTTCACTTCTCTATCATTTATCCATTTTCTCTCACTAGCAACATGCCAAATCTTCCCATCTACCAGCATTGGCATATGAATTAGCTAACAACACATAGCGCCTGCTATTATTAGGCTCTAGTTCAATTACCCTCTTTCCTATTTGCTTTCCCAACTCAATATTCTTGTAGATTTTGCAAGCTCCAAGGAGAGCACCTAATACACCAGCATCAGGGCTCATGGGCATCTTGTTAGTGAGCTCTCTTGCTTGTTGCTTCCTTTTCAGCTCTTCCAAGCAGATGAAACATGCATAAAAAATGTTCTGTTGTGGTCTCAATACCATAACTTTAACCATATAGTAAAAACTAAAGTAATACCTACCCTCCGCAACTAACCTTGAATGAGCACATGCATTGAGGTCattcataaaaatgatgttatcAGGATCTCCTTAAACAGCTAAGCTGAATAGCAATCTCTCCTTTACCATGCATTGCTAAGTGCTAACCCCCTAATCTAACAATTTCCAGATGAAATCCCTTTATGTGGCAACCCATTGAAAACTTCAAAAGCCTTGTCTGGACAACCACATTTGCAGTACATGTCAATAATAGTTGTTGCAAGCTTTGAGTCCAATTCCACTCTTCGCTGTATATCCATGTAGAGCCCATAATCTTGTAAAAGTCGATAGCACACTTGCTGCCCCGCCATGGACTTATCCAAAACTACCTTTTGTTTGCTTTGCATCTTGTTAAATAAAGCAAACGCCTTAGGAATTTGATTGCTCTGGACATAAGCAGCAATCATGGCATTGAAttaagaaacataatttttctCACAGGCATCACCTCTACAACTTCAAAAGCATCATCTACAAATCCCCATCAATAATGCCCTATAATCAAACTAGTCTAAGACACAACATCCCACATGTGCATCTTATCAAAGACCCTTCTTGCTTTCTCCAAAGACTGAAAATCCACACATTATGAATCAAATTTGTTAAGGTGTATTacgttatgggctttaggcccagatagtttacttgtatagcacacttgtacttgtactacactttacttgtatcgcacacatatgcctcctatataaaggcactcatgtatattctttgataatgaaatacaatacaattattcagtatttctaacatggtatcagagccattacTCTAACCTTCTTGTGTCTTGCAGTCCTATCTTTGTTGGTATTTTCCGCTGCCTCGACTTCTTCGGTCAGTAAACCTTTTTTGTGCCCTCAGAGGTGCCAAGGTTGAATCTTCACCGCCAGAAGCTCGATCACCACCACCAAGGTCACTGCCTCTGTCGAGTCTTCCACATTAGACCTCCGATTAAGACATAAGAAATATCAACATGTAGATTTTCAACTGATCTACACAAAGTCGCCggaatcatcatcatctgacCTTCCACGCGCCGCCACGCGCCAGTCAAAGATTCGGCCGCTTTTCCATGCACCATCAGTATTACTCCGATCATCTCACTGCCGCAGTCATCAGAATCGTCTTGCTCCGATCTACATCACCGGCAAAGAATCGGCTTCATCAAATGCTCCACGCGCCCTTACGCGTCGACAGAAGTTTCGGCGAAGATTGAACCACACACTCATGCGCTGCTGGGTCACCTACTGATGTCATCACTGCCACGCCAGCCTTAGCTGACGTCATCACTGGGAGTTGAcctttgactgttgactttgatCATTGGCCGTTGACTTTTTCTCAGCATTGACTTTTTTGCAGTCCAggtgctccttacccagtttttcgcatagatttcatttttgcagtccattttgcatattttgctttgaaatgaagaataaggacaagtcTTCTTCATTTTGCAACAATTGTTGCCGACAATCCAACAAATgtttttgcaaacgttttggtcataatattgagacttgctatcaatGCAACAAATCAGTTGTTTCCATTTCTACTGCTACAGTTGCTAAtactgagagtgtccaacctaTGGCTCCCGTCTTTGCAAAGTCtcagtcttctggatccactttcaccatttccagagatgaccttataaatatcattgctaatgtcattcgtatggttggtaatgcatcttattcctcttctctctcagctttatctggtatgtctcctacctcttggcttatggattctgcttgttgcaatcacatgacacctcactcgtccttattttctgaccTTAAACCTGCACTGtaccctcttaatattcgcacagtaaatggttccacaatgtctaGTCATAATATAGGTCCCGTTGCGACCTCCAATCTCTCAGTTCCTggagtctttaatgttcctgacctttcttataatttattttctaatggacaattagctgagttgggttatcatattatctttgattattctgggtgcATTGTGCAGGACCCGAGGACGAGACGagagcttgggaccggtcccagagttgggcgtatgtttcccgtggataACTTTCGTCTTTCACTTGATGCTCCTGTTTCTATTGCTGCAGCTGCTGCAGTTCCTTCTATTctttcccttgcactttggcatgctcgacttggtcatgcatcttcttctcgggtacaacaattagcttctagaggtttgttaggttcagtgtctacagaaaattttgattgtgtttcatgtcagttaggaagacaaccagctttgcctttcaatactagtgaatcaatatccactgatatctttgaccttattcattctgatctttgggggccttcctctgtctctagtattagtggatctcgatattttgttgtctttgttgatgattactttcgctatagctggatttttaatatgaaacatcgttctgaattgttgcaagtatattctaattttgcaaatatattctaattttgcaaaaatggttgaaactcaattttccaaacgtatcaaaatttttcgatctgataatactcttgagtacactcaatatgctttccaagctgttttgcattcttatggcactgttcatcaactaacttgtctaGGTACCTCTTAACAAAATGGTAGAGCTGaacgaaaacttcgtcatattcttgacactgttcgtgctctccttctctctgccaaagttcctgcttctttttggggtgaagttgcttttcatgcttttcatgctgttcatactattaatcgcattccaagtcctgtcatccaaaatcaaactccatatgagcgcctttttgggtcacctccaaACTATCACCACCTTTGCTCCTTCGGTTCTGcttgtttccttcttcttcagccacatgagcataacaaacttgagcctcggtcaaggttttgttgttttcttaactatggcgaaactcaaaaggggtatcggtgttatgatcctgtctctcattGTCTTCGTAtctcccgcaatgttgtcttttgggaatatcgcctctttgtcgagctctctcacttccgtgcctccctatcttcctcctctgtctTAGATCTCTTTctagatgaggcacatattccttctatAGCTGCTCCTAATCCTCCTAtagttgctcctgattctcCTATAGACTTCTCTatccaaccaccagatatcaCTGATTCCTTTCCTaattcaccctttaatgaataggtggaagatgaacaagttgaagacgagctacccaaccccaacccagagcttgggtcccctgctcctgcttcgcttgaagatcttgcacaagacattccacctcgtaactcaactcgggtaagatctattcctgcacatttacttgactatcattgttacactatCCTTGCTACACTAcacgagcctcacacctatcgtgaggcttccaccaaccctttatggcagattgcaatgaaagaaaaacttgatgcattatctaaaaatcatacttgggattt contains:
- the LOC115994819 gene encoding desiccation-related protein PCC13-62-like, producing MALTITCTATITTFLISLIFLPKFYSSEDSIDNDYSSIPKSDVDLLEFPLNLEFLEAEFFLHSSLGYGLDEFAPNLTKGGPSPIGAKRANLDPFTQDIIKQFAFQEVGHLRAIQKTVKGFPRPLLDLSVASFAKVVDRAFGRPLAPPFDPYASGLNLLLASYLIPYVGLTGYVGANPKLRAPASKRLVAGLLAVESGQDAIIRALLYERVMMKVPPYGITVAEFTDRFSKLRNNLGHAGFKDEGLVVPLVAGAKGKITRNVLVGDNDSIAFERTPEEVLRIVYGGGNEHKPGGFYPKGANGRIAKSHLHSMPTT